tcgcacgctcctcggccaCGTCCTGAAGGACAACGACAACAAGTTCCTCAACCCCACCCTCGAGCCGATCCAGGTTGCGACGGCCATCGTTGATGCAATCAACAGTGGTCTCTCGCAGGCGATTTCGCAGCCTCTGACCACCAAGATGCTCCCTTTCGTACGCGCCATGCCCGACTGGTACCGAGCGCTGGTCGAGTGGATCGGTAACACCGACCAGGTTGTGACGGAGGAGAACATTGCCCTCGGCCTCAAGTCGGGCTACGGCAAGAACTGGTCCGAAGAGGACTACAAGGCGATTCTTGGTGAGATGGACACCAACTACAACAAGAAGTCGGCGTAAGTAGACGAGCACTATTTTCTTTTGGCGCACCAAGCAGCGAGTCATTGACGCGAACGCCGTGTCCCTGACTAAGCCGGGTACACGTGAAAGTGACAaggctcgagcgccttaAAAGATGTGCGCCCCGATCCTCTACCCCAGAATACGATGTCTTCACCTCAAAACTTCCGCGAGCCGTTCACGATCGATGTTGTGATCCGTGCACTGGACAAGGTGCCGTTCAGCCCTCCTTTCCTGGTGATCCTTCCTGTCCTTGCGCTCTtcctcgaccgccgcggAGAGTCCGTGCAGGATGTGATTAGCAATCTCCCCACGTTCGCTGCCTGGAAGGAGCTCCTGTTTGACCGCTACAAGTGGTTCGGCCGTGCAATGATCTTTATTGCGCTCAAGATGCTCTCGCGCTGTctctcgcgccgcgccgcgaaCAACGGCGTGCCGAAGGCCGACCCCCCGAACTGGAAGAAGGACGTGCTGGTCATCACCGGCGGCTCTGCCGGTATCGGCAAGGACATTGTCGAGTTGCTCTCGCGCCGTTACCAGGCGCGCATTGCCGTCCTCGACATTGCTACGCCGACCTATGTGGCCGCCACGAACGGTGCGCCCCCGATCCTCTGGATCAAGACGGACGTGACaaagcgcgaggcgattGCGGCTGCGAACAAGAAGATCATCGAGACGTTTGGCGAGCCGCCGTCGTTTGTGGTCTCGTGCGCCGGCATTGCGATTGGCGGACCCGTACTCTCTGTTTCGCCCGAGTCGGTGCTCAAGACGATGCAGATCAATGCCATCGCCAACATTCACATGGCGCAAGAGTTTGTGCCGCATATGGTCCAGCAGAACCACGGCCACTACGTTACCGTCgccagctcggcctcgtaCTACACCCCCCCTATGCTTTCGAGCTACTGCATGAgcaaggccgccgcgctcgcttTCCATGAGGAGCTCCGTACGGAGCTGCGCGTTCTTTACAAGGCCCcccgcgtgcgcacgtcgaTCGTTACACCTACcaaggtgcgcacgctccttgGCCATGCCCTGAAGGATACCGACAATGCGTTCATTAGCCCTACGCTCGAGCCGGtccaggtcgccgaggccgtggtcggcgcggtgaACAGTGGTCTTTCGCAGGCGATTTCGCAGCCTCTGATGACCAAGCTGCTGCCGTTTGTGCGTGCCATGCCCGACTGGTACCGCAAGCTGATCGAGATTGTCGGCAAGACCGACAGCGCAGTTACCGCCGACTCGATCCGCGAGGGTCTGCGTGCTGGCTACGGCAAGAACTGGTCCGAGGACGACTTCAAGTCGATTCTTGGCGAGATGGACTCGAACTACAACAAGTCGCAGTAAATAGCCACGTGCCATTAGTCCTAATTCGCCCAATTTGCTCTACTTTTCGAATGGAGCGATTCGCGACGTTTCACGCGTCGCACTTTGCGGATCCCGCAAAGCGCGCGTGGTGTGCGTCGCACctcgcgcctgcagcgcctgcacacggtgcgacgcgcgaaGAGAAAGAAGATGCCTGGACGGCGCTCCTGCCTGGGGAGACCGAGGCAGCGTggcaggcgcggcacggcctCAAGCACCTCACCCccggtgccgcgcgcatGTTTGACCAGAGCCGGCGCTTCCGCGAACAACGTACGTAGCATTGCTAATGCaggcgcgcacgacgacgaggcgcaggcgcctcaCGAGCCTTCCGATCTTGATACCCTGCGCacccgcgcgctcgcggcgatgcACAAAAAAGCCTAGGTATGTAACTATGGGCCGATGATGTCTGTCATCCTTACGCGCGACTCCTGAGCGTACGCCGCTGCATGCGTACACGATGcgatgccgcggcgcgatccACTGAGGCCCTCTTCTCCCGGCAGGCTGACGCCGTAGCACGTGACCTCGGCCATGGCCGGCGGCCCGTTTGTCATAGCCGTTCCCTGCGTTTTTGACCATGTCGATGCTGCGTGTTGTCCCCCGTGCTGCGTttgcgcgcgctgctgccccTGCTGGCCGTCGTTCCCTCTCGTCGGTGACCTCGTGGAAGGCGAACACTGAGGCTGCCAAGGCCTTTACCGAGGCCCGTGAGCACGCCTACGAGCACGCTGCCAGTACGTTGCTGCACTAACCTCTAGAGTCGACCGACCTCTGGCGCAAGATCAGCCTTTAC
This is a stretch of genomic DNA from Malassezia japonica chromosome 3, complete sequence. It encodes these proteins:
- a CDS encoding uncharacterized protein (EggNog:ENOG503NUZA; COG:Q), which encodes MSSPQNFREPFTIDVVIRALDKVPFSPPFLVILPVLALFLDRRGESVQDVISNLPTFAAWKELLFDRYKWFGRAMIFIALKMLSRCLSRRAANNGVPKADPPNWKKDVLVITGGSAGIGKDIVELLSRRYQARIAVLDIATPTYVAATNGAPPILWIKTDVTKREAIAAANKKIIETFGEPPSFVVSCAGIAIGGPVLSVSPESVLKTMQINAIANIHMAQEFVPHMVQQNHGHYVTVASSASYYTPPMLSSYCMSKAAALAFHEELRTELRVLYKAPRVRTSIVTPTKVRTLLGHALKDTDNAFISPTLEPVQVAEAVVGAVNSGLSQAISQPLMTKLLPFVRAMPDWYRKLIEIVGKTDSAVTADSIREGLRAGYGKNWSEDDFKSILGEMDSNYNKSQ